From the genome of Paralichthys olivaceus isolate ysfri-2021 chromosome 4, ASM2471397v2, whole genome shotgun sequence:
TCACGTCATTAGTAGTCAGTAGAAGCATTTCATAACTTAAATACCTTTTTGGGAAATGTGTTTCTAGGAACTGGCAGGTTTCCAGATTCACTTTctggtatttttttaaaattatttttcacatctatgtggtctgactgtgtgttttactctcaggaaaaaaacatacattacatacattatacattacatacattaaacatttaagtacatgttatgtaaaaatatatgtaGATATGGAATATTCTTCCCTCTGCCCTCCACTAAAGATGCTTCATTCTTTTGTTCAGCAGGCTACTTCTTTGTCTGACCGGAATAACAATGATGAGAGATGTAGTTTGTCATGACAGGTTGTTTTGACCTCCAGCAGCCCTCTACATCACAGGAGAGATGATGTCATAAACTCAATGACATTATTGCTTCCTTGGTGTTCTGCtagaaaaatagatttttgactttattttcacTAAACCAGAACAGTTCACATGGCACGATGTATTTTGGTTTAGAGGAGAAGCAATGTTCTCTCATCCCAAAACACTTCAACTGCTTCTTTATTTCCTAGAGGGGTCAGTGGGTTGATATAGCTCCACCTGCTGGAGGTCTTTGAGTTGACTCTGAGCTGTGCACACGTTCACATTAGTTTTTCTCCATCAGTTGTCAAAGGTACTTTACCATGTCTTTCACTACACAGCTCACAGCTCCTAATTATTCCTCTTTGACTCTAATTGGCCTTTTTTCTGCTCATGTAACTGATCGTCCATCTCTTCCTTTGCTCGCCTCTCGTTGGCTGATTCCCTCTGCAGGAGCTCACGAGCTGGAGCAGATGCAGCTGATCCTGGACACAGTGCCGGtgctgagagaggaggacagacaggacCTGCTTCAGGTGACACCTCACATTGTTCGTGGACAATGAATGAGTGTTGTTCAGGGAGCCTCCACCTCCGACATATCTGACAGACTTTCTTTGGAGAGGTTGAAACTGAGTGTGATCTGAGGCAGAATGATAATGGTGTTAAAATTAAATACATATAGTATAGACATTAAGTTGACACTGTTGCCCTCTGCTGTTCTTATTTAGTTACAACAATTCTTCCTTTAACGCGATAGAGCCAAAGTAATACTTCAGGCTTTACACATTTAATCtgataagaaaacaattaaccTCCATGAGTCATCGAACATTGAATAAATGTTATGAAACATTTCAAGGTTTCCAAGAAATGCTTATCCAACAAGTCCACCTGGTGGCTTTTATATGATCAAAGACATATTGTGAGCAAATCTGCAGTGTGGTTGAGtattgaagaaaaataacagaTTCAGACAGCCTACatgtgtgatgtcacaaacccaGAAACCATCCTGTTTGCTTGTGGGTGGGGCTCCGCAGCTGGAAAAGGCTCCTCAGCtgcaggtgagaggagagggtggagaGACAGGGAGCAGGAGGGGGCTAAATTAGCAAAGTCATACATCCGAATCATAGAATGAAAACTTTTTTCAGGACAAACCTTTTTAATGTGTAATTTTGAGGAGCACAGGAAAGTGTAAGAAGTTACTGGAGGTGCACTTTAATAAGCGCCACCAGATGTTCATCCACTGCCTCACTTAAGATTGTGAGACGTTAAACAATAAACCTTACTGGCGATCGAGAGACCAAGTTATTGCTGTGAAACATGTAAGATGACCATAAACACTGTACCCTATTGAActgaatttacattttacaaaagagaaaaaggagcaAGTCCATGTTTTTACTGGTTatgatatgaaatatatattaaaaaattgTTGGTTGGCCATCATCTGTACATTTTAGAGGAGGGGCAGTCAGTCATGGTCGATGTGTTTGATtaggggagagatggagagtgagATAAAGATTGAATGTGTAAAACACCCTGTCTAACATGGGCTCAGCCTGAGCTTTGTTTTCAACTAGAATATGCTCGATAGTAGGAACAAATTAACAAGGATGATTGAAAGTTCCTGAACAGAACCATGCACATATTTGAACTCCACTGTCATCCTTTCTCAGGTGATGCCTTCATATGTCAGTCGTGGATGGAGAGTCAAGAAACCTTTCTCTGAATTGCTGCCTGAAGTGGACGCTCAGGGTGAGCAGAGGGAATCGAGCAGTGGGATGAAGAGGACGGTCAAGCAGTATGAAATAGAATGGGGGACAGATAAGCGTAATGGTTTCATTGAGCTGTGAAGGATAGAGAGATGATAAACTATAGTGTGTAGAGGTTTTGATGTGTAACGTAAtatataatgacattttttcaaAGAAGAGCAAACATCATGGTGGTTGCATTttattcctcttcctccctcactcatcccctctccctctctccctctctccctctctccctctcctctccagctgtGGACTTCCTTGAGCGTATCTTGACCTTTAATCCCATGGATCGGCTGACGGCCAAAGCAGCCCTGTCCCATCCCTTTCTCCAGCAGTACTCCTGTCCAGAGGATGAGCCAACCTCGTCACACCCCTTCCACATCGAGGACGAACTGGAGGACAGCCTCATCACCGAGCAGAGCCTCAGCAACAGTCAGGCCTCCAGCATCCACTGGGACAGGTGTGTAGgctcatgttttaaatgtacatactgtaaataaatcTTATTATAAGAGCAATGTAAGCGCTTCAATTTTTACTTTCCTGCAGGTATGAGAACAGTTTATCAGCAGATGTTTGCTGGCGGCAGTCGGGAGGGAGGTGCCGCTGCATGCCCTCTGCccacatgacctctgacctgggAGACACGacggaggatgaggaggtgcAGAGGGATCCCCGGGCAAATTCCACCTCACTGCTAGAGGAGGCTCAGGTTTTTCTCCTTTTACTTctttcattgtcattttctctcatactgacatgttttatttggtttACCACGTGATTATGGGCAAaattttatttgatcaaatacCAAATTGTTTGCAAAGGCAAGTTACCGTCACTGTATTATTTCAATGTCTTGAACTTTATGATGTCAAGGTTTGTTGCTGTTACAATTAGTTAGAAATCAATATGAGACGTTCATCACATAACCAGAATTAATTCCTCACTTTATCACCATCTTCCTCCCCCACCTGCCTCCCTCTGTATGTCTTTAACAGGTGGACCCACGGAAATATTCCCACAGCAGCTCAGCTGAACGCTTCCTGGAAAACTCCCACTCCTCTCTGGAGCGGGCCTGTGGTTTGGGACAAGGGGAACTGGACTGCGGCCGCTCCTGTGACTACAAAGTGGGCTCTCCCTCATATCTGGATAAAATTGCCTGGAGGGAGGGCAAGCCTCAACACTACTCGGAGCCTAAGCTGATACTGGATCTGTCTCACTGGAAGCGCAACACCAACATCCTTCCTGTGCCTGCTGAGCCCATTGGTGGCAGCATGGAGGACCTGGGAGAGAtgaaggtggaggaggcagaagaggaagaagaggaggagacgggggaTTTGTTCCAGGAGATCTCTCGCTGGGTACAGAGCACCCAGTCTCGTCTGCACTCGCCCAGTCCCAGTCCAAGTTTGGAGCCACATTCACCCTCCTGCTACAccttctccccccctctccctctctccccgaCTGATCTCCCAACTCCAGTCTTCCACTACACAGAAGTTGTGAGGCAACCGTCAGCTGAATATGATGAGAACAGACTAAGCCCACATCCGCCTCTTACATCTTCCTCCAATTCCCTTCCCTCACTCCTCCCCACATCTcccacatctccacttcctcctcagtCACCTCCAACAGTTTTTCCCCCACTTTTTCCTCCCTCAGAATCTCAGCCCCTCTCCTCTACTTCATCCATTTCTCAGCCTGTTAAAGAGGACTCTATGGAGTCGCTTCCTGTCAAGCAAAAAGATCGTCTTTTTGACCTGGATGTCTTCATATCCCGAGCTCTGAAACTGTGCAGGCAGAACAAGGAGAAAGCAGACGGAAAGAAAGGAAGGGAGAAAGATGGAGGGTGGAGAGACGAGAGCAAACAGCCAAACATTAACAGAAAGGTGCCCAGGCTTCCAGAGTACAGGACTCCACCACCACACACCCCTAACTCTTGATGTTTCATTTCAGCTTCAGGCCCAGCAAATGCTTCACATGGTGAGTATGCAGCTTAAACATGAGACCttagtgttttcagtttgatacGCAACCTGTGGTGACGGAAGCCTCACTGAAGAAATCCTGCAGCTTTCTCAAGATGTCCTCTCAGGTCAGAAGAGGAAAGGGAGCATTTGGGGTAAATACAAATGCCTATGTTAATAGCAATGAGTTGTTTGATGTGAGAGTATTTAGAAATAATTATCTAATATATGTTTGTGGAATATTTGATTTGCTATAATTTGTTAAGTTTAAGATACATTTGACTTGATTACAGCTTATTCTATGACACAAATGTCGAACTAATGACTTCTGGGAACAGTAAATAAGAGATATGCAGGCCAATGATAACAAATGAAGAGGTATCACTTGGTTTAGTTTTGCTCTGGTTTGGTTTTTGCTCCTACTGAGTTTCAATCATTCACTCATTACTCGAAACGTCCGGCTGTCTTCCAAAGGTGATGTTCACCAAATAATGAAAGTGACACAAGAAacgcttcctccatgtttctctgAATGTATTAACTGAAAAATACTCACGTTATGCTACATGGAATAACCattagcatttttatttgttgatgcGTCAACAGTAACTTGATGATCTCTGTCACTGATTCATGCCTTGTAAACTTGTATAAAACTCTTATTTAATTCTATAGTATATTTCTTAAGACTATTGTCTTGATATTGTGTCTggaatattgttgttttattatttgaacGATAGAGGAGCAGATTTATCTTAACTTGGAGTGAGTTGTGTTCTGTGTCATGTGGAATGCTCTGTTGTTATCATTTACGATTTTTTTCAGCAGGTTTTGCTctagtttgtttgattgttaatAGTTTCATATCTTTTCTGCCTGAAACTGGGGTCttcctctgctgtttattttactgTGCTCTCCTGCCGGACAGCCAGTTATCTGTCATCATTTATTGTGGCCACAGAAATCTCAAACAACAGTAGCCTATATATTTTGGAGAATGTAGATTCTTTGCAGCTTTTCAAGGAAACGATTTGTACTCAAAATGTCTCAGTGCTGCCCAACAACCATATTGATGTATGGTGTAGAAAATAAACcaagtatatatttttaaaatacttttctatCCAGCATGTTGGAGAGTTGATCCCCCCCATAGCTTCACCAAGGAAACCAAATCAGGTAATAGATACAATCAGAAACCGATGAAGGCCATtgatttatgtcacaaactttcTCAATCATGTGCTTCAGACATTCATTTAACT
Proteins encoded in this window:
- the mapk4 gene encoding mitogen-activated protein kinase 4 produces the protein MARKDTPLFFHGFDLSGHFVDLRPLGTGVTGLVLSAVDQRNGQRVAIKKLVMRDAVTVKHALREVKITHRLHHENVVQVHEVLAPYGRPLPRDPSQLSALYIVQECMETDLARLLEQGPLPTGHATLLFYQLLRGLKFIHSANVLHRDLKPANIFLNTDQLLLKVGDFGLARIVDPRYSHKGYLSEGLVTKWYCSPRLLLSPNNYTKAIDMWAAGCILAEMLTGRMLFAGAHELEQMQLILDTVPVLREEDRQDLLQVMPSYVSRGWRVKKPFSELLPEVDAQAVDFLERILTFNPMDRLTAKAALSHPFLQQYSCPEDEPTSSHPFHIEDELEDSLITEQSLSNSQASSIHWDRYENSLSADVCWRQSGGRCRCMPSAHMTSDLGDTTEDEEVQRDPRANSTSLLEEAQVDPRKYSHSSSAERFLENSHSSLERACGLGQGELDCGRSCDYKVGSPSYLDKIAWREGKPQHYSEPKLILDLSHWKRNTNILPVPAEPIGGSMEDLGEMKVEEAEEEEEEETGDLFQEISRWVQSTQSRLHSPSPSPSLEPHSPSCYTFSPPLPLSPTDLPTPVFHYTEVVRQPSAEYDENRLSPHPPLTSSSNSLPSLLPTSPTSPLPPQSPPTVFPPLFPPSESQPLSSTSSISQPVKEDSMESLPVKQKDRLFDLDVFISRALKLCRQNKEKADGKKGREKDGGWRDESKQPNINRKVPRLPEYRTPPPHTPNS